The window TGCGCATCCCTGGACTGCCACAGAAGATCTTTCCGTGCCAAAAGGCATACGTAGACTTCACACAAATGCTCATAGATAAGCACAAGGAGACCTGGAACCCTGCTTACATCCGAGACTTCactgatgcatttttaaaggaaatggcAAAGGTAGGGAGAGAACAGCAGAACCTCAGAGTCCTGGGGCAGTTCCTCTACTTCTTTAAACTTGTTGATAGAAGCTGGCTTCGCTTATAAAGTTCTATAAAGACTGTTATGAATTTCCTACCTCTTCATTCCATGTCATACTTTAGAAATGAGGTGTTCAGATCTTCATGCTGTGCCCTCCTTGATTATCCTCAGAGATCATATAATCCActgttcccatccccatcttccaccctttttcctctcagtgTCTGGCAGCTCTCTTTTCAGCCTACATCACTTTGCAGGCCTTTAAGGGGTGGATCTGAGCCTGACCACATCCCCTCTTGTCACATCTCTCTGCTGCTTACCTAAGGTCCCCTAAAAAGCCAGACTGAAAAATCCCTCTGCTGGTGCTAACTTTGGTCAGGCCAGTCCCTCTGCTTCCTTGCCAgagattttttgtttgaatCAAAGCTGAGTCAGAGGTACCTCATTAACTGCTATCCATAGTAAGACAGCATCAAAATATGCAGAATAAGTTAGCAGACACTAGTCCCTAGGAAAGAAAAGTATAAAAGGGATTAGAAAAGACAAGCAGATGAACTCATACAGAGAGCTTGTCAGATCTCATATGCTAGCTCAAATCTGAGCTCAAATAGCATTTGGATGAGAGACCAGTTTTGCGGAGATTGGTGTCGCAGATGTAATAGGTAGCAATGATACCCtgagacctttttttttttccccccccacaaTTGCAACAAAATACCAGGGCAAAACAGTGAGAATCTGTAATGCATAGATAGATAGCCCCCTCAAAATACTGCTGATTTGAATTTGCCACATCAGTGCGGCCTCCTCGCTGCTGTGTGGGTTTTCAGATCTGTTCAGTCTGTGTAGCAGAGTTGCACCTCCTCTGGGGGAGGATGTCACAGTATGTGGCAGTGGCCTGCTGAGTTGAGAGCATAAGGCATTCACTATGAAAGCAGGTGTAACTTTCACCTTTCACACTGGCATACAGGAGTATAGTGGTAACGGCATGATTTAAGCACATCAGTCATACACAGACCACAGCTTGTGTTGTACTCTACTCTGCCAATGAACTTCCTGGTCGGCAAAAATGGATCTACTGCTTCTCagtatttctctgaaagaaagtCTTCTCACTCAAGAAAGCGTCTTTGCTCCTGTCACACACTTGTTTGCTCTCCGCAGGGTAAGGAGGCTGAAGAGAATGGTTTCAATAAAAGCAACCTTACTCTGGTGACCGCAGACTTACTTGTAGCTGGTTCTGAGACCACCGCCACCACCCTCCGATGGGCGTTCCTGTTCATGCTTTTGTACCCAGAAATACAAAGTAAGTGAGAGGACAAGTACAGGTGTGGTATGCTCCTCTGAACACTCATTTCATGGCAAGGACACTGCACATCTCTCCGTATTTTGGGCTTTCTGCAATAAGAAACAGCTTTGGGAATTGTTGGTCTGGGAGAAACCAGGTGAAACGCTTCCCCAAACACAGCTGTTCTGGCACAGCTTAGTAAGAGCTGTGGGGAATCTGATGAAAAGACTGGAGTTGGAAGGCCATGTTCAGGTTCCCACGCAATGAAGGCTGCTGGGGGACTTTCAGTGGCCATGGTGCCCTCCTTCCTGTATTTGGAACACACCCTAAACTGTTTTAATTCTCAAATGCTACATGCACAAGTACACTTTCAGTCACATTGAGGAGGGGTAAGGCAGCATGTCAAATGAATTTTATTAAAGGCGCTGTGCACAGCCAAAATTATAGAGATCCTTCTGAGCAACTGAAAAAGTGTATTCCCATAGTTTCTGCCCCTTTCTATAATTGCTTGTCTTGCTCTTGCCCAGTGCCTGCTGAGCTCATGCTGACAGCTTTCCCATACCTTGTATCAGCCCCTTCTGATTATCTACGGAAGCTCTAATTCCtaagctgtgctgcttctaGGTAAAGTCCACAAAGAGATTGATAAGGTGATTGGAAGAAACCGACCGCCCACCATGGCAGACCAAGTGAACATGCCCTACACCAATGCCGTCATCCATGAAGTACAACGCTTTGGGGACGTTGTTCCTATGGGACTACCTCACATGACATACCGGGACACTGAGCTTCAAGGTTTCTTCATTCCCAAAGTGAGTGTGCCAGGACAGCCAATGCAGCAACATTGCTCCAGGAAGAGTCCAGGCCTGGTGTGACCCCACACAACTCTGCAGCTTTGTCCCTCCTGCCTCAAAGCACAGTCGTGGTGAACACTGAAGCAGGAATTTTGAAATACTAAGATTACACAGATGGTCCCACTTGCACTCTGGTATACACTGCTTATGCCGGAATCAACTGCAGAGGCATCTCAGGAGCTCTCtcccctggcagtgctggctgtaATGCAGGCCTGAGATGTTTTTTAAGTCATGCAATGATTCCCTGAAGTTTAAAATATAAGCTTTGAGGTTTTCCATATCCCATGCAAAGGTTGGGCTTTGAAGTCTgttagctttttctttccagctatAAAATAAGTCCAGGGGGATCTAAGAAGCAGAGGCTGTTTGCACTCTGTAACCATGAAATTGGCATTTGCATGGAGCAGCCTTTGTAAGAATACAAAATTACCAACGCTGTGTGAGCATAGGCAGGCAGCATGTGTTACTGGAAAAGTGCGACTGCTTCACCTCTGTTTTCAGTAAGATCAAGAAGAGCTTGGTGCCTTATTCTGAAGCACCTAATAATGACTGCATTAGGTGGGAGAGACTGACTGAAGAGGGACCAGCACTTATCTGTCATGCTAAGATAATTCTGTGGTTCTCACATAAGTTGTTTCCTCTTGTGAATGAGTGCAGGGGACGACAATCATCACCAACTTGACTTCAGTACTTAAGGATGAGACGGCCTGGAAGAAGCCAAATGAATTTTACCCTGAACACTTTCTGAATGAGAATGGGCAATTTGTGAGACCAGAGGCCTtcttgcccttctctgcaggtAAATCTAAGGGGAGGACCTAGCTGTAAGTCTGGTGCACAGCAAGAGTGGTGGTCTGCCTTCTGGGAAGTAGAAGTCCAAGGGTTGtccttttcctcatctttgcATTTGAGCAGGGAGTAAGACCTGCAGGGGACCCTTTcaaccttaattattctgtgACTGTGCCTGAGAGACGTGATGCACCATCTAACTAATTCACTGTGAGTCTCAGCCTTTTTGACATGGTTAACAAAGCAGTctcactttcttccttctctccatccAGAGCAAGGAGGCTTCTGATTGTGTTTTGCTCCATCCTTTGTCTACACACAAAGGGTGTTCATCTCACAGTGATTTCAGCATGGTTATGTGTCCTCTCTCATGAACATTCCTTCTTGCAGGTCGACGTGCCTGCCTGGGGGAACAGCTGACCAGGATGGAGCTTTTCATCTTCTTCACCACTCTCATGCAGAAGTTCACCTTTGTGTTCCCTGAAGATCAGCCCAGGCCACGAGAGGACAGTCACTTTGCTTTTACAAACAGTCCACACCCATACCAGTTGCGAGCTGTTCCAAGATAAGTGTGCTCAGCTTCACTCAGAAACCACCAACAGTCAGAAATGTTGCAGAGCTATGCAGATCATGCCAGGTTCTAGACATCCCAAGTCTGTGCAGATGTCCCCAGCTGTTTAAAGTAAGGATGTGGCTCAGTATCCTTAGCTTAGCTTAATTTCAGTTTTAGTCCTGAGTTCCTGCGTATTGAAACACAAAGAGTATCCATGGTAAGAGATAACGTACTGATTCTAAGAGCAAAAAACCTTGGAAAAAACTGTaaagtgctgctgggcacctcccttccctgctggccactctctGCCCCTGgtgctctgcctctgcctgccctCCAGGTGCCCAGGAGGGCTCTGGCTTGATTCCTGCAAAAACAAGGCTCAGAATGTCAAGTGATTTGGCATGTGCTGGTGGTGGGCAGGGTGAGAGCTTAAGCACTTACAAAGTCACATTTCCTGCCGGGACTACGCATGGCTTCAGAGTAGTGCTCCTGACCATGCAATAAACACAGACTCCATGCATTACTTCATGTTTACTGCTTACTGCAGTTTATTGCATACATACTGCATTGCCTTCATTTactaaagaaagtaaaatgcCTGCCTACTAGGACTCCGGCAGGAGCAACTACCAAGGAGTACCCAAATAATCAATATGACGTTTCAGCTCCAGAAGCAGGTAGtttctgaaatacataaatTCCCACAAATGTATTTCAAGAGGAATTCTGGAGCTTCCATTACTATCCCCTATCCAGTTAGCTTGCCAAAATGGCTTTTTTCAGCATTACCCAAGATCAGGGAAAGtttgaaactcatacagttacACCACTCGAAtgagggagctgcaggtgtcACGAgtggctttctttttcttcctgcaacGTTGCTGACCAGTGGTTTTGCAAGGTGTTAATGCTGTTGTTCATGCTGGTAGAAAATATAGCACGAATGCA of the Gallus gallus isolate bGalGal1 chromosome 1, bGalGal1.mat.broiler.GRCg7b, whole genome shotgun sequence genome contains:
- the CYP2D6 gene encoding cytochrome P450 2D49, whose protein sequence is MTLLLWLSSWSNISVLGVFLTVFTILVDFMKRRKKWSRYPPGPMPLPFVGTMPYVNYYNPHLSFEKFRKKFGNIFSLQNCWTNVVVLNGYKTVKEALVNKSEDFADRPYMPVYEHLGYGHKSEGLVLARYGHLWKELRKFTLTTLRNFGMGKKSLEERVTEEAGFLCSAISSEGGHPFDPRFLVNNAVCNVICTITYGERFDYGDKTFKKLLTLFENSLNEEAGFLPQLLNVAPVLLRIPGLPQKIFPCQKAYVDFTQMLIDKHKETWNPAYIRDFTDAFLKEMAKGKEAEENGFNKSNLTLVTADLLVAGSETTATTLRWAFLFMLLYPEIQSKVHKEIDKVIGRNRPPTMADQVNMPYTNAVIHEVQRFGDVVPMGLPHMTYRDTELQGFFIPKGTTIITNLTSVLKDETAWKKPNEFYPEHFLNENGQFVRPEAFLPFSAGRRACLGEQLTRMELFIFFTTLMQKFTFVFPEDQPRPREDSHFAFTNSPHPYQLRAVPR